In a single window of the Hippocampus zosterae strain Florida chromosome 6, ASM2543408v3, whole genome shotgun sequence genome:
- the si:ch211-225b11.1 gene encoding sodium- and chloride-dependent GABA transporter ine → MGDEKTSVLLTSIGQVPGGKKDVARPTWSGRMEFILATVGYAVGLGNVWRFPYLCYSSGGGAFLVPYLIMVFLCGIPLLLMEFAIGQFTNLGPVHALAKVCPLLKGVGLATVIISYVFCTYYNVLMSWALFYLFRSFGATPPWKTCNNSWNVFENCSSGFPGNATDMQSASQQFFDRRLLEKTSGIEDVGGFQWELFGCLLLAWGLVYLCIFKGVRSSGKVVYFTATFPYFILFALLINNMQLPGAKEGVLYFVTPVWNKLFEVKVWVNAAAQVFNSLGIAFGSMISLASYNKFNNNITRDVLIVSFINSFTSILAGFVIFSAIGYMAHIHNLPVDNISTDGPGLVFVVYPEALSTMPAFQLWAPLFFFMLLCLGLDSQFATLEVALTFIKDEFRTQILHFLKREELLALLVCIVSFLFGLPHVTKGGIYVFQLMDHYTAVVSLMFLAFFEVIAVCWLFGVRRISYMIEKMLGKPANIFFRVCWFLICPLLVLCILVSSIIQYTPVQYGTYKYPLWAEVVGWGVSLVSLIWIPIGAIHEIYNNKGSFLSRLKTAVTTTVELAVDDPLPEKQKLGSSAAETAREHIDTVL, encoded by the exons ATGGGTGACGAGAAAACGAGCGTTTTGTTAACCTCGATTGGACAAGTACCCGGCGGAAAGAAGGATGTGGCGAGACCCACATGGAGCGGGCGGATGGAGTTCATTCTGGCCACGGTGGGCTATGCGGTCGGGCTTGGCAATGTCTGGAGATTCCCCTACCTGTGCTACAGTAGCGGTGGAG GAGCTTTTTTGGTGCCCTACCTCATAATGGTATTCTTGTGTGGCATCCCGCTGCTTCTTATGGAGTTTGCCATTGGCCAGTTCACTAATCTAGGGCCAGTGCACGCCCTAGCCAAAGTCTGCCCTCTGTTAAAAG GTGTTGGTCTTGCAACTGTGATAATATCCTACGTCTTCTGCACCTACTACAATGTGCTCATGAGCTGGGCTCTTTTCTATTTGTTTCGCTCCTTTGGAGCAACACCTCCTTGGAAGACTTGTAACAACAGCTGGAATGTCTTTGAGAACTGTTCCAGTGGTTTCCCCGGCAATGCCACAGATATGCAGTCCGCGAGTCAACAGTTCTTTGA TCGCAGGCTTCTGGAGAAAACCAGTGGCATCGAAGATGTTGGTGGCTTTCAGTGGGAACTCTTTGGCTGTCTCTTACTTGCCTGGGGCTTAGTGtatttatgcatttttaaagGAGTCAGATCATCTGGCAAG GTTGTTTATTTCACTGCTACATTCCCATACTTCATCTTGTTCGCCCTGCTCATCAACAATATGCAGCTACCTGGTGCCAAGGAGGGTGTCCTGTACTTTGTGACTCCTGTCTGGAACAAACTTTTTGAAGTCAAG GTTTGGGTTAATGCAGCAGCCCAAGTGTTCAATTCCCTGGGAATTGCTTTTGGTTCCATGATTTCACTGGCAAGTTACAATAagttcaacaacaacatcacGAG AGATGTTTTGATTGTATCATTCATCAACTCCTTCACAAGCATTCTGGCTGGCTTTGTGATCTTCTCAGCTATTGGCTACATGGCACACATTCATAATCTCCCCGTGGACAACATATCAACAGACG gtcccggtcttgtgtttgttgtgtacCCTGAAGCCCTCTCCACTATGCCGGCCTTTCAGCTGTGGGCTCCTCTCTTTTTCTTTATGCTGCTCTGTCTTGGTCTGGACAGCCAG TTTGCCACACTTGAGGTGGCTTTGACATTCATAAAAGATGAATTTAGAACACAAATTCTGCACTTTCTCAAGAGGGAAGAGCTATTGGCCCTGCTTGTTTGTATTGTCAGCTTTCTTTTTGGACTTCCACATGTTACAAAG ggTGGTATATATGTGTTTCAGTTGATGGACCACTACACTGCTGTGGTGTCCCTCATGTTCTTGGCTTTCTTTGAGGTTATTGCAGTCTGCTGGTTGTTCG GGGTCCGCCGCATCTCTTATATGATTGAGAAGATGCTCGGAAAGCCTGCGAACATCTTCTTTCGCGTGTGCTGGTTCCTTATCTGTCCTTTGCTGGTGCTG tgCATACTGGTCTCCAGCATCATCCAGTACACTCCTGTTCAGTATGGGACATATAAGTACCCGTTGTGGGCTGAAGTGGTGGGATGGGGCGTCTCACTGGTCTCTCTGATCTGGATTCCCATTGGAGCCATTCATGAGATCTATAACAACAAAGGCTCTTTTCTCTCG AGACTGAAAACAGCTGTGACTACCACAGTAGAGCTGGCTGTTGATGATCCTctacctgaaaaacaaaaacttggcaGCTCGGCGGCAGAAACAGCAAGAGAACACATTGATACAGTACTTTGA